The sequence acgacgaacaccgcacgatcacaaaagctcaccttgtcaatttgtgacaggtaagctaaaaagttactaaaaataagctatttatagtaacgtaaaagggaagtaattaaaaagaaaatgtacaaaagaaggatctgccaaataaatctgttgacataaatgaaatttcagatcagtatcttcattagttacggagatatacccattttaatttgaaataaagggaggtaatttgacataaaatcagtccatagttatctaccctgattggccctgtccaactaatgacaattatgaaatttcaaacaagtcctataagtacttactgatataaatccattttgactacaatcaggggaggtaatcagatataaaataactctggaacctacaattggatttgtcatggaatccaagatttatttttgttgaagatattttggaagtttgtatcaaataaaaccataaatgaagtctatatggctgcaaaagccaaaatagccaattttggacttttaaggggccataactctggaacccatgatggaatctggccagttcaagaaaggaaccaagatcttgtggtgatacaagttgtatgcaagtttggttaaaatcaaatcataaatgaagttgctattgtgcagacaaggtcaaaatagctaattttggccatttcaggggccataactctggaacccattatgggatctggcggttcaacaaaggaactgagatcttatggcaacacaagttttgtgcagtttgattaaattcaaatcaaaaatgaagctgtattgtgcagacaaggtaaaaatagctaattctggccctttcaggggccataactctggaacctataacggaatctagccagttcaagaaaagaaccaaggtcttatagtgatacaagttgtgtgcaagtttgattaaaacaaaatcataaatgaagctgctattgtgaagacaaggtcaaaatagctaattttggccctttcaggggccataactctggaacccataatgggatctggccagttcaagaaaggaaccgagatcttatggtgatacaagttgtgtgcaagtttgtttaaataaaatcatgaatgaaaccactatcgtgcagacaagaaattgttgacggacgcacggacggacgcacgcacgcacggacgacgggtgatcacaaaagctcaccttgtcactatgtgacaggtgagctaaaaacgattcaagggataacaatgctatctgatttagaaattaaaacgttcgttaataatcaaaaacttaaaaatacagtaaaaaggatcatcagatgttggaatattttaaaagtcgctaaaagaagccgttccggacgaaacctagaaattggtataagccctgactgtctgaatagctacctcagcagtttttattaacggtaaagaaacaaaatggagaagattatgaatggcagcggagggcggtcagcatccaaaacatgtctgctctataattcagttttcgtcggatcttcaccaaacttgctgacaatgtttgtgggcattacatctcggccaatttcgataaccagccgaattgtaccaggcactctttgattatagtccttgaattactcgaaaaatggggaatttagccttgtccgctcttttaagtcgaacagttttcatcgccaaatggctgttgtagggaggttgcgccatatactttttttaaatgatgatacgcagaaaaaacaacattcaatgaattacataattatattacgtatgaagtgaaataaatatagaataaaaaggttatttaaggtctaacattgttctgtataatatatatttgcactcataccaagctgggaaaaactagaaaaggcaggaatacaatattcagtgaaacatttttaatttaaactattattatagtaagataaaaaagatatagaataaaaaggttatttaacattgtactgtacaatacgagatatatttggacgagtacccagctgagaaaaccacaTTGGACGAGCCGCTAAGCTGGGTACgtttaaataacctaatattacaATCTCCTGGtatgaaaaaagtataaaatacatattgcataaatttatAAATTGTGCTCAgttatgtacattgtataaatgCAGTATTTatgatttctttattttgatattgtacATGATAACCAATGCTCCTTTTGTCATAGAGCTTCAGAAACTATTTTACATCTGTTTTACGAATGTCCATTTATAACAACATTCTAGTTaaatgttagaaattattttcaaagtaaGTGTTCATCAATTACATTAGGTGCAAACTGGacaaatactgatattttatttggtaacAGACTGTTTCCAGATGTACTTAACCTTGTCCTTATCTCatgtaaatcatatatttattcatgtaaaatgCTTTGCCAAACCTAGAAGGACTGAAAATGTGTATTAAATACTTattcaaagtaaataaatacaatgcagttaaaacttttgttacaaaatttcaaaagtcAATGGAGAGAGTTCCTCCCTTTGATAGATTAGAAATTCTTTGAAAAGAAATTactattatacaagatttatataaaTGCTCTTTCTTTCTACCTTTTATGCTATTATATCAAAAGACTGAAAGTTACAGCGCTTCTAAATAGGTTGCCCACTCGCTCCAAATAAACACCCGGTCACACAGATAGAAGTCTCACGCGCTAAACCCCCTTgcctttctattttctttttctttcttttttgttgttgttgttgttgttgttttttcctggaGTACTCCTATTGTATTGTGTTCAAGATATTACAGTATCAACTGACAACCTTGTCAGATTCTGTTAccttttgttgtctttttttctctctttaacTCGGTATATACTTCTATTGTCTTAAACAAACTGAAGATAATGATAATCAATGTACTTTATTACATAACCACTGGCAAAATACATAGTTTTAGAATGGATTAGGTAAATTAGAAAAGGCATGATTCAATTGTTATTAAGAATAAGAAATATTAtcataaagataatttaaaattttaaggaataaaaataacaaattttgttttatatcaatTTCCTAGCTTTATATCTGTTTTCTCTTCGTGCTTTTAACACAGCCatacaaagggaaacaacttagaaagtatgttttattaataacagcTTTTATCTCCCTTCAGTTATCTTGTTCTCTCTATAAGTAGGAAGATGATATCTTTGCTGGCAGTAGAATATTCacgactgttgttgttgttattcactGACTTTGTCACTATGTATTATGTTCAGTCATCTGTTTGAAATTCAACATATCATGCTATTGATTTACTGAAAGTTTCATTATACTATATTATGTGAACATGTAAAAGGAATTTCTCtggtaaaatataaataacaacaaaaaaattagTACAATTTGTCCATTATTTTTTAGTAGAATAATGGTAAAATCAACACTTGTAATCATCATTGGTAAAGTCATTCAGTTCAGCAGTATGAGGTATACAAAGTTACTGTATACTTTATATCAAATCATATACTTCAATTTCATCCCTGTTTCTGCCTATAATCATCTTTGACATTTGCTGATTGCAACATATTGCCTGATGCCAGGCTGATGTATCATCAAATTTCACAACCTCACCTATCAGATTACCATTCGGTCCAAACTGTAGCACATTGTCGGAGTTATTCCCACACACAAGAAGACTCCCTCTACCTGTAAGACAACAACCATAGGCAGATTTTAACTGCGAGTCATTAAATCTTCCAACAACTCTACCGTTATTATCCAGAATAATCAGTCCATTGTCATAGTCAGCAACACAAATCTTGGAACCATCCTCACTGACAGCTAGACTGAGGATGTTAGAGAACAGTTTCTGTCCTGATTGATCTTTACTGAACTGCTTCAGCTTTCTTCCTGATACACTGTATATATAAACTGATGTATAGTCTGAAATGTACAGATTGCCATCAGCATATGATAGACCTCGACATTCAAagtcagtttttattttgtttgttaatgTCATTTTGCTTGACAGTGAAATGAATTGAACTTCTTTCTTGTCATGCAAACATACAGCAGCTTGCTGTTTATCAATAGAACAAACTTGCCATGGTCTCCCCTGTAGATTACAGTAGTCTATGACAGTATATGTGGAACTGTCTAAACGTTTCAGCTTGTTGTTGTTGCAATCAGACAGTATAATTGTTCTATCCTCCAGAGTACAGGCGCTGACAATATTACAATATTCTTTATCTGACTGAACTTTAACACTACATTTTGTGCAACCTTTTACTTGAAGTAAAGAATCGTTCTTATGAATATTCACAGTAccaatgttttctgttttcatgGCTATTCTCTGTTCAATCTTgccgaaaacatttatttcatgcaACAAAGAAGCTAGTCTATGATCTCCAGTGAAATCAATGTCTTTGAACGGTGTTTGTAATTGGCTTGCTTCTACTGATATAGCAGCATTTTCAGCGATGTTTTCTCCTTTCTTGACATTCACAAAGTTTTGCAATTTGTTGTCACTTGCCAGTGTTAGCTTTTCTCGAGCGGATTTTAAGCTGGCTTTGCTTGTCTCTAATATTCTGATACTCTCCTCCATTTCATTTAAGAAGGTTTTGTACTTATCTTCAATGTAAGAAATAGTGTTCTTTTCTAGTTCGTCAAGTCTGTCATTGATTTCTTTTCTGAACTTCTTGATGTTTTCCAGTGTGACAGTTTTGCTTTTCAAGAGCCGTTCTTTTTCTCGTTTGAACTTTTCTTGTTGCTCTTTCAAAACCTTTGTAACTGAGTCTAGCTTTTGCTGAATTTCCCTGGTAGTGTTGGTGCAGGTGTTGTTCTGGAGAAATTCTGGTATGTAGAAGATATCTTTGCATAACCTTGAAAAGAAGAAACACAATAGGATATTTCTTACATTTCGTTTTTTGTTTGCAAGCGAAAAAGATACCATGCATTACTTAGAGGTTAATGCACGACAGAGCCGGACCGGCACATGATAATGACCCGAAGGCCATTATGAATTCCAGGCCGATTATCACCTAGCCTGGCTCTGTCGTGTATTAGTGTCTTTAATACATACGTTTAGTTGCACTACTGAAAGGGAGTAATTACAACTCCTGACGCTAGATTTTAATGACAATAGTTTGGGGTACTTCTAAAGAAATCTCAAAGTCTGTTTCTTTCGTCGTACCCGGAAGCGCACGTGATCATCGGGCAGATTATGATTATAATTTTCAGCCCGAGCCGATAAGTGTGTGAAAGCAATAACCTGCtgaaaacatattcatttttgtcacTACATATAGTGACATATGTATTGAAGCCGGGTCTTAAATACAGACTTTCGCAGGAAGTTGGTGTCTGGGTAATCTTCTTTTGCTCATGTAGTGTGTTGTCTGTTGTGTTTTAGGTTGACGCATGACTTTCTACAAGACGTAACACGACGCTCGACAATGCAACACGACGCCTGACAATATGACACGACTCGCAATACAACGCACGACAATGAAAACACTACGCGCGACAATACCAAACGACGCGCGACAATAAGAcactttaatgtataatatgactAGGAACGTAGtgtaatacaaaaatgaaaagagaaCAATGTATGGTAATTTAGAGAAAGTGTGAGTAGTTAACTCAATGTATGAGTAGAGATTGTTGAAGAAATAAGTCGGAacagaattttttatttcatttaaattgagTTTGAAACTCGCTAATgacaaatatttgtatttcaatttcATCAGCGAAAAGTGACATGATCATCAacagtatcttttttattttcaggatCCGAGATATACTTTTTTGAAACTGACAATAACTGTTAAAACTAATAAACAGATTATTGCAATATACTTTGTTATTCTACTAATAAATGACATTGAATTTTGGTTTAAAAGTTCACGGGTTCCATGCGTACGCACAACAACACCGCCAATGaatgtgtgtggtttttttttataGACCATCCAGCTTAATTAGGATAGTAATAAGAAATACAGATATTCCGAGCACATCTTACCAACCTTCCATCCTTATCACAGCCttgggtttaaataaaaaaaattgtattattttcattgACGACCGACCATGAAAATTCAGACGTGAAAAATCTGATTCTTTGTATTTCTGTTTATAACAGTACTTTTTGAATCTTCTCAACGACAAATTTTAGTATGATTAAGGGTAAAAaagattaacttaaaaaaaatgatgtaactGATCAAGAGCGGTTATTTACCCTATCTCGTACTTGTGTAAATATGTTGATACAATCATTACATTGGCCTCCACCCCTAAACACCACCGCCCGTTAGATTTTGATATTGTGTGTtcgtatatcctttccgcagccatAACATAAccaaacgtattagcgtctgatagccctttcacgcttccgtagaatcaacatt comes from Mercenaria mercenaria strain notata unplaced genomic scaffold, MADL_Memer_1 contig_3416, whole genome shotgun sequence and encodes:
- the LOC128553040 gene encoding uncharacterized protein LOC128553040, coding for MASGGSINTDILSDETFDLLCTMCKRKGKNSEARKYCVECQDYYCLICVNVHEDVPSLSGHKILDKRQFPSGSVKTRPGSSKHLPVAPTERCDRHAHHYIDMYCQNHNDVACGTCMAIDHRLCKDIFYIPEFLQNNTCTNTTREIQQKLDSVTKVLKEQQEKFKREKERLLKSKTVTLENIKKFRKEINDRLDELEKNTISYIEDKYKTFLNEMEESIRILETSKASLKSAREKLTLASDNKLQNFVNVKKGENIAENAAISVEASQLQTPFKDIDFTGDHRLASLLHEINVFGKIEQRIAMKTENIGTVNIHKNDSLLQVKGCTKCSVKVQSDKEYCNIVSACTLEDRTIILSDCNNNKLKRLDSSTYTVIDYCNLQGRPWQVCSIDKQQAAVCLHDKKEVQFISLSSKMTLTNKIKTDFECRGLSYADGNLYISDYTSVYIYSVSGRKLKQFSKDQSGQKLFSNILSLAVSEDGSKICVADYDNGLIILDNNGRVVGRFNDSQLKSAYGCCLTGRGSLLVCGNNSDNVLQFGPNGNLIGEVVKFDDTSAWHQAICCNQQMSKMIIGRNRDEIEVYDLI